In the Klebsiella aerogenes KCTC 2190 genome, one interval contains:
- a CDS encoding OmpA family protein yields MSARYQRLLWLWGGLLAVLMILLFLPLSTGGRVLAVGLTAAGVAVGLVYVGRQQRERPADADWLVELPSAPYRLPIVLVCGDTADWPGESAIYRTSQGCWLRVATAALQQTARYVRDERPALIAQLAVMFCMQPQQHDDDAALAARLRELRWQLAQVRGDTRRAIPLLLNSSLSGASLEPLWQTARAGETLQVWLPDGVPCSSASWLMQADGAHRLAAQLRINALARFTQQIALSVLTAATDDVPPIAPAVVLYHFTPAGAPAVADNLWQHWLSEHTSLNSLPGWLPEIAAEARKLPDFILPILPQGGGTTPKSRALRRAFCLFTLAALIALCCSAWNNQQLLQRVGFDVQRYERTVMDDHAAKARAVQILRQDAAQLDAFARDGAPLALGLGLYRGERLRQPVLAAIRSYVPPPPPPKAVEKIVPKIVRLDSMSLFDTGKWTLKPGSTKLLVNSLVGIKARPGWLIVIAGHTDSVGDDKSNQTLSLKRAESVRNWMRDTGDVPESCFAVQGYGESRPVASNDAQQGRALNRRVEISLVPQPDACQVSTNSASTSADGAF; encoded by the coding sequence ATGAGCGCGCGCTATCAGCGCCTGCTCTGGCTGTGGGGCGGTCTGCTGGCGGTGTTGATGATCCTGCTGTTTCTGCCGTTATCCACCGGCGGCCGGGTGCTGGCTGTTGGGTTGACGGCGGCGGGCGTAGCGGTCGGGCTGGTCTACGTCGGGCGCCAACAACGTGAGCGACCTGCGGATGCCGACTGGCTGGTTGAGCTACCGTCGGCGCCGTATCGACTGCCGATTGTGCTGGTCTGCGGCGACACGGCGGACTGGCCGGGAGAAAGCGCGATTTATCGTACCTCACAGGGGTGCTGGCTGAGAGTCGCCACCGCCGCGTTGCAGCAGACGGCGCGTTATGTGCGCGATGAGCGCCCGGCGCTCATTGCGCAACTGGCGGTGATGTTCTGCATGCAGCCGCAACAACATGATGATGACGCGGCGCTGGCGGCGCGGCTACGCGAGTTGCGCTGGCAGCTTGCCCAGGTGCGGGGCGATACCCGTCGGGCGATACCGTTACTGCTGAACAGCTCTCTGTCCGGCGCCTCGCTGGAACCGTTATGGCAGACAGCGCGTGCCGGAGAGACGTTGCAGGTGTGGCTGCCTGACGGCGTGCCGTGCAGCAGCGCAAGCTGGTTGATGCAGGCTGATGGCGCTCATCGCCTGGCGGCGCAGCTTAGGATAAATGCGCTTGCCCGCTTTACGCAGCAGATAGCGTTGAGCGTACTGACGGCGGCCACCGACGATGTTCCCCCGATCGCTCCGGCGGTCGTACTGTATCATTTCACGCCAGCCGGGGCGCCTGCCGTGGCGGATAATCTATGGCAGCATTGGCTGTCTGAGCATACTTCCCTCAACTCACTACCGGGCTGGTTACCGGAAATTGCTGCAGAAGCGCGGAAACTGCCGGATTTCATTTTACCGATACTGCCGCAGGGCGGCGGCACCACGCCGAAAAGCCGTGCTCTGCGGCGGGCATTCTGTCTGTTCACCCTCGCGGCCCTGATTGCGCTGTGCTGCAGCGCATGGAACAACCAGCAACTCCTCCAGCGGGTTGGCTTTGATGTTCAGCGCTATGAACGGACGGTGATGGACGACCATGCCGCAAAAGCCCGCGCCGTACAGATTTTGCGTCAGGATGCGGCGCAACTGGATGCCTTCGCGCGTGATGGCGCGCCGCTGGCGCTGGGCCTTGGGCTCTATCGCGGCGAGCGTCTGCGTCAGCCGGTACTGGCAGCGATTCGTTCCTACGTCCCTCCGCCTCCACCGCCGAAAGCGGTAGAAAAAATCGTACCGAAAATTGTCCGTCTTGACAGCATGTCGCTATTCGACACCGGCAAGTGGACGCTTAAACCGGGGTCCACCAAGCTGCTGGTGAACTCGCTGGTGGGGATCAAAGCCAGGCCCGGTTGGCTAATCGTCATCGCCGGACATACCGACAGCGTAGGCGATGATAAATCCAACCAGACACTCTCCCTGAAGCGTGCCGAATCGGTGCGTAACTGGATGCGCGATACCGGCGACGTGCCGGAAAGCTGTTTTGCGGTGCAGGGTTATGGCGAAAGCCGTCCGGTCGCCAGCAACGATGCGCAGCAAGGCCGGGCGCTGAACCGCCGGGTCGAAATTAGCCTGGTGCCGCAGCCCGACGCCTGTCAGGTTTCGACGAACTCCGCTTCAACTTCGGCGGATGGCGCTTTCTAA
- the tssL gene encoding type VI secretion system protein TssL, short form, with translation MTQDINIDALLADSWLTVTELRLGAKLAEGEGKHLWQRCVDNIEQVMAQLVAADISEANRQHILYAWCALLDETAKGRNEEDDACIAWYDRPLEVKYFGGMEAGDALYERIRQVLREPAPDNLVLTCFHRVLALGFKGRYGLNDPARAALVSALGERVPPFAGDPQQPILANLSGRRGLADWLRRWPISIGVSLVLVAALWLGLNYWLDGLVAALRLGGGQ, from the coding sequence ATGACCCAGGATATCAATATTGATGCTCTGCTGGCGGATAGCTGGCTAACGGTGACGGAACTGCGCCTTGGCGCCAAACTGGCCGAGGGGGAGGGGAAACATCTCTGGCAGCGTTGTGTAGACAACATTGAACAGGTGATGGCGCAGTTGGTGGCCGCTGATATCAGCGAGGCGAACCGTCAGCATATCCTCTATGCATGGTGTGCGCTGCTGGATGAAACCGCGAAAGGGCGCAATGAGGAAGATGACGCCTGTATCGCCTGGTACGATCGGCCGCTTGAGGTTAAATATTTTGGCGGCATGGAAGCCGGAGATGCGCTCTATGAGCGCATCCGCCAGGTGCTGCGCGAGCCGGCGCCGGATAACCTCGTTCTGACTTGTTTCCATCGGGTGTTGGCGCTGGGGTTTAAGGGGCGGTATGGCCTCAATGATCCGGCGCGCGCAGCGCTCGTCAGCGCGCTTGGCGAGCGGGTACCGCCGTTTGCGGGCGATCCTCAGCAGCCGATTCTGGCGAATCTATCCGGCCGCCGCGGTCTGGCAGACTGGTTGCGCCGTTGGCCGATTAGTATTGGCGTGTCGCTGGTGCTGGTGGCCGCGTTGTGGTTGGGGTTGAACTACTGGCTGGATGGCCTGGTCGCGGCGTTGCGACTGGGAGGCGGACAATGA
- the tssK gene encoding type VI secretion system baseplate subunit TssK codes for MKTLRPLWGRGQMISPQHFQQQVNQAAWQSECIARLGVMNPWGIIRVEFDAALLKQGTLKASHLYVRFPDGTLIDSDNADALPEVMVLPQAESRELTVVLALPHEHENGGNCLQMEQRAERPVRWRLAWREVRNRYGEDSRQIAVMLAQLTLRTADDNNGDYQTVAVARLRRDSQDCWSLDENFIPPLLKVLASRWLHEQTEQLTNQLGVRLQRLMAMRRESNARMADFAVADVSLFWLLNALNSAEPVLNHFLRHPQVHPERLYEALASLAGSLLTFSLDHTTADIPPYRHQALTEVFPPLFKLLGVLLEASLPSRVVAIEMTHDDRRKRWHARLHDPRLREEADFYLSVRSALPAAQLLEQLPQQCKAGSPDEVDRVVNGSQPGIPLKAMSHVPAAIPLRLENQYFTLDMTHPAAQAMLAEGSCVFYVPGLLGDPELELYAVLRS; via the coding sequence ATGAAGACATTACGACCACTGTGGGGCAGGGGTCAGATGATCTCCCCACAACATTTTCAACAGCAGGTGAACCAGGCGGCCTGGCAAAGCGAATGTATCGCCCGTCTGGGGGTGATGAATCCCTGGGGGATCATCCGCGTCGAATTTGACGCCGCATTGCTAAAACAGGGGACGCTGAAGGCCAGCCACCTCTATGTACGCTTCCCTGATGGAACGCTTATCGACAGCGATAACGCTGATGCGTTGCCTGAGGTCATGGTGTTGCCGCAAGCGGAAAGCCGCGAATTAACGGTGGTGCTGGCGCTGCCTCATGAGCATGAAAACGGCGGCAACTGCCTGCAGATGGAACAACGCGCAGAGCGGCCGGTACGTTGGCGTTTGGCCTGGCGAGAAGTACGCAACAGATATGGCGAAGACAGTCGACAAATTGCGGTGATGCTTGCGCAACTGACGCTGCGCACAGCGGATGACAATAACGGCGATTATCAAACCGTCGCCGTCGCCAGATTACGTCGCGACAGTCAGGATTGCTGGTCGTTGGATGAGAACTTTATCCCACCGCTGCTGAAAGTGTTGGCCAGCCGCTGGCTGCACGAACAAACGGAACAGCTGACGAATCAACTGGGCGTGCGCCTGCAACGCCTGATGGCCATGCGTAGGGAAAGCAACGCCAGGATGGCGGATTTTGCGGTAGCGGATGTATCGCTGTTTTGGCTGCTGAACGCGCTTAACAGCGCGGAGCCGGTGTTGAACCATTTCCTGCGCCATCCGCAGGTACATCCGGAACGGCTGTATGAAGCGCTGGCCAGCCTGGCGGGCAGCCTGTTGACCTTCTCCCTTGACCATACCACGGCGGATATTCCGCCCTATCGCCATCAGGCGTTGACGGAAGTCTTTCCACCGCTGTTCAAATTACTCGGCGTACTGCTCGAAGCCAGCCTGCCATCCCGGGTTGTGGCGATTGAAATGACGCACGATGACCGGCGTAAGCGCTGGCATGCCCGTCTGCACGATCCAAGGTTGCGCGAAGAGGCCGATTTTTATCTCTCGGTGCGTTCCGCGCTACCTGCGGCGCAACTGCTGGAGCAGTTACCGCAACAGTGTAAAGCCGGTAGCCCCGATGAGGTTGACCGGGTGGTCAACGGTTCGCAGCCCGGCATTCCGCTGAAAGCCATGAGTCATGTTCCCGCCGCCATCCCGCTGCGCCTGGAGAATCAGTATTTCACCCTTGATATGACTCATCCGGCGGCGCAGGCGATGCTGGCGGAAGGGAGTTGCGTCTTTTACGTGCCCGGCCTGCTGGGCGACCCGGAACTCGAACTCTACGCGGTGCTGCGCTCATGA
- a CDS encoding FecCD family ABC transporter permease: MQRFVLWTALASVVLCGMMIASLQWGSVELSWRQVLSALGLASAPVAEIVKTIVIDLRLPRVLLAALTGVGLAIVGLLLQTTTRNELADPFLFGLSSGASAGAVLVITRFGDVLGPLTLPGSAFVGGILSALAVMILFRVNQLRRAEQLIICGLAVSFLFSALTSYLVFSGDQRAAGSLLFWSLGGLGLARWDNLFIPLLSLALLSGFTLRRWRALDALLAGEQTACSLGVEVERLRSETFLCCALATALLVSITGVIGFVGLMVPYLARRAVGVRHRMAVPMCGLLGAILLTGGDILSRSLIANQELPIGIITAGLGGAFIVGLLMRAIG, from the coding sequence ATGCAACGTTTTGTTCTATGGACGGCGCTGGCATCCGTCGTTTTATGCGGCATGATGATAGCGAGTCTGCAGTGGGGGAGTGTGGAACTCTCGTGGCGACAGGTGCTATCCGCGTTGGGCCTGGCATCCGCTCCCGTTGCCGAAATAGTGAAAACTATCGTCATTGACTTACGCCTACCGCGAGTCCTGCTGGCGGCGCTAACCGGCGTGGGGCTGGCGATCGTCGGCTTGCTCTTACAGACCACGACACGCAACGAACTGGCCGATCCGTTTTTGTTTGGCCTGTCTTCAGGCGCTTCCGCTGGCGCGGTGCTGGTGATCACCCGCTTCGGCGATGTACTGGGGCCACTCACGCTGCCGGGCTCGGCTTTCGTCGGCGGGATATTATCCGCGCTGGCGGTGATGATATTGTTTCGCGTCAACCAGCTAAGGCGAGCGGAACAATTAATCATCTGTGGCCTGGCGGTGTCGTTTCTTTTCAGCGCGCTGACCAGCTATCTGGTCTTTTCCGGCGACCAGCGGGCGGCTGGTTCGTTGCTATTCTGGTCATTGGGCGGTCTGGGACTGGCGCGATGGGACAACCTGTTCATTCCCTTATTGAGCCTGGCGTTGTTGAGTGGATTTACCCTGCGCCGCTGGCGGGCGCTGGATGCGCTGTTGGCGGGGGAACAGACGGCCTGCTCGCTGGGCGTCGAGGTTGAGCGGTTGAGAAGCGAAACCTTCCTCTGCTGCGCGTTGGCTACCGCTTTGCTGGTTTCTATAACCGGGGTTATTGGTTTCGTCGGCCTGATGGTGCCTTACCTGGCGCGTCGGGCCGTTGGCGTCAGGCATCGAATGGCCGTGCCGATGTGCGGTTTGCTTGGCGCGATATTGCTCACTGGCGGCGATATACTCAGCCGAAGCCTGATAGCGAATCAAGAATTACCGATTGGTATTATCACTGCCGGGCTTGGCGGCGCGTTTATTGTCGGGTTGCTGATGCGGGCAATAGGATAA
- a CDS encoding ABC transporter substrate-binding protein, with the protein MNRLLTILWLLLSSPFALANPFPVTVDSCGKPITFNHPPQRAVINDLNMAEMAFALDLQDRIVGLTGITGWYKLTPQFKAAMGAIPELAPKYPSLETLLAVRPDFFFAGWNYGMKIGGDVTPQTLAPYGINTLVLSESCVQAGGQAKKADMSLLYNDELKLGKIFGKQQQAEALVEGWKRRLANLPVRPANTLPQRVFVYDSGEDKPFTSGKYGMPTAIIEAAGGRNVMDTLDANWTTTSWEAVAASEPQVIILLDYQTGTGTAALQRVLESHPLMKQTPAVRQQRYLKLQYAELTPGPANIAAVEKLAHLLYATDVK; encoded by the coding sequence ATGAACAGACTTTTAACTATTTTATGGCTGCTGTTAAGTAGCCCGTTCGCGTTAGCGAATCCATTTCCCGTTACCGTGGACAGCTGCGGTAAACCCATCACCTTTAATCACCCCCCACAGCGTGCGGTAATTAACGATCTTAATATGGCGGAAATGGCCTTCGCGCTCGATCTCCAGGATCGGATTGTGGGGCTAACCGGCATCACCGGCTGGTATAAACTAACACCACAGTTCAAAGCAGCGATGGGGGCCATCCCCGAGCTGGCGCCTAAATACCCGTCGCTGGAAACGCTGCTGGCGGTCCGGCCGGACTTTTTCTTCGCCGGCTGGAACTACGGCATGAAAATTGGCGGCGATGTGACGCCGCAGACGCTGGCGCCATATGGGATTAACACGTTGGTATTGAGCGAGAGTTGCGTACAGGCCGGTGGGCAGGCAAAGAAAGCCGACATGAGTTTGCTTTATAACGATGAACTCAAGTTGGGTAAGATTTTTGGCAAGCAACAACAGGCCGAGGCGCTGGTGGAAGGGTGGAAACGTCGGCTGGCGAACCTGCCTGTCAGGCCAGCAAATACGCTGCCTCAGCGGGTCTTTGTCTATGACTCCGGCGAGGATAAACCCTTTACCAGCGGCAAGTACGGGATGCCGACGGCCATTATCGAGGCGGCCGGGGGACGCAACGTGATGGATACTCTGGACGCGAACTGGACCACGACGAGCTGGGAGGCGGTGGCGGCCAGCGAACCACAGGTGATTATTCTGCTCGATTACCAAACCGGCACGGGAACCGCGGCGCTGCAGCGTGTACTCGAATCTCATCCCCTGATGAAACAGACGCCCGCCGTCCGGCAGCAGCGTTATCTTAAGCTACAGTATGCTGAATTGACTCCGGGTCCGGCGAATATTGCGGCGGTTGAGAAGCTGGCGCACCTCTTATATGCCACGGACGTGAAATGA
- a CDS encoding ABC transporter ATP-binding protein, producing the protein MLKSDTEILSIKGLSLTVKKRTVILDGIHFSLRAGEKLAVIGPNGSGKSSLLRAIIGEVNPDKGTLYWQGCQLRHLSPQARARNIAFLSQNDIPDLRLTVEEYVQLGRLPYRESPSSAQGRRIVDSVISDTGLQPLRHRPLGNLSGGQRQRAALARALAQSPELLLLDEPTNHLDPLARSELLTLVKRTEVAVIAVLHDLAAAEAFADRMLVIHHGKQVICDVPEAALHPSVSYPVFGMTSFRVAHPVSGKALRIFEVPHHA; encoded by the coding sequence ATGCTTAAGAGTGATACTGAAATACTTAGCATCAAGGGGCTGAGTCTGACTGTCAAAAAGAGGACGGTAATACTTGACGGGATTCATTTCTCACTCCGAGCTGGGGAAAAGTTGGCGGTTATTGGACCTAACGGCAGCGGTAAGTCGAGCCTATTAAGAGCCATTATTGGCGAAGTCAATCCGGATAAAGGAACGCTGTACTGGCAGGGGTGTCAACTACGGCATCTGTCGCCACAAGCGCGCGCGCGGAATATTGCCTTCCTGTCGCAAAACGATATCCCCGATTTGCGCCTGACGGTGGAAGAGTATGTTCAATTGGGCCGTTTACCGTATCGCGAATCACCGTCCTCGGCGCAGGGACGGCGCATCGTGGATAGCGTTATTAGTGATACGGGTCTGCAGCCTTTACGCCATCGCCCGCTGGGCAACCTCTCCGGTGGTCAGCGTCAGCGCGCCGCGCTTGCCCGCGCGCTGGCGCAATCCCCCGAATTACTATTGCTGGATGAGCCGACCAATCACCTCGATCCGCTGGCGAGAAGCGAGTTGCTTACCCTGGTAAAGCGCACAGAGGTGGCGGTGATTGCGGTGTTACACGATCTTGCCGCGGCTGAAGCCTTTGCCGACCGAATGCTGGTTATCCACCACGGCAAGCAGGTGATTTGCGACGTACCCGAGGCTGCGCTGCACCCCAGCGTAAGCTATCCGGTTTTTGGCATGACCAGTTTTCGCGTGGCGCATCCCGTGAGCGGTAAAGCGCTGCGCATTTTTGAAGTTCCTCATCACGCTTAA
- a CDS encoding RluA family pseudouridine synthase, whose product MSTVIDTFIAPPCSAQIKILYEDAHLLLIDKPSGLLSLSGKNPQNQDSVHHRLVRDFPGCTLVHRLDFGTSGLMVVARNKTINAALCQQFSQRAVSKVYHALLCGHPEEDEGIIDAPIAKDPALFPRMAISARNGKPARSRYQVLSREWLPIAGGSLAVTRVRLLPETGRTHQLRIHCQHLGYPILGCDLYGGLVEHQASRLMLHASELHFHHPVSGKAIAARQPSPF is encoded by the coding sequence ATGTCCACCGTCATTGATACCTTTATCGCCCCACCTTGTTCCGCGCAGATTAAGATCCTCTACGAGGACGCGCATTTGTTGTTGATCGACAAACCCAGCGGCCTGCTCAGCCTGTCGGGTAAGAACCCGCAGAACCAGGATTCAGTTCATCATCGCCTGGTGCGAGATTTTCCGGGATGCACGCTGGTGCATCGACTCGATTTCGGGACGTCCGGGCTGATGGTGGTCGCACGTAACAAAACGATCAACGCCGCGCTGTGTCAGCAGTTCAGCCAGCGGGCGGTAAGCAAGGTCTATCACGCCCTGTTATGCGGACATCCAGAGGAAGATGAAGGGATTATAGACGCGCCGATTGCCAAGGATCCGGCGCTGTTTCCGCGCATGGCGATTAGCGCGCGTAATGGTAAACCGGCGCGCTCGCGCTATCAGGTGCTATCACGGGAATGGTTGCCAATAGCCGGTGGTTCGCTGGCGGTAACGCGCGTGCGGCTGCTGCCGGAAACCGGACGCACCCATCAGCTACGCATCCACTGCCAGCATCTCGGCTATCCGATTCTCGGCTGCGATCTCTACGGAGGGCTGGTGGAGCATCAGGCCTCACGCCTGATGCTCCACGCCAGTGAACTGCATTTTCATCATCCGGTCAGCGGTAAAGCGATAGCGGCGCGCCAGCCCAGTCCTTTTTGA
- the tdcG gene encoding L-serine ammonia-lyase has translation MISAFDIFKIGIGPSSSHTVGPMNAGKSFITELATRGNLTQTTRIVVDLYGSLSLTGKGHATDVAIIMGLAGNSPQDVDIDAIPAFIQRVTESGRLPVAKGSRQVDFPLPESIVFHDSALARHENGMRISAWDHQQPLLSKTYYSIGGGFIVEEACFGQTHDVATPVPFDFRSAHQLLQLCEHNGLSISGLMMQNELALRDKGQIEAGFAAIYAVMHNGIERGMNTEGVLPGPLNVPRRAAALRRQLVASDSLSRDPMNVIDWINMFALAVSEENAAGGRVVTAPTNGACGIIPAVLAYYDKFRRPVNTNSIARYLLAAAAIGSLYKMNASISGAEVGCQGEIGVACSMAAAGLTELLGGSPAQVCNAAEIAMEHNLGLTCDPVAGQVQIPCIERNAINAVKAVNAARMALRRTSEPRVCLDKVIETMYETGKDMNDKYRETSRGGLAIKVICA, from the coding sequence ATGATTAGCGCTTTCGATATTTTCAAAATTGGTATTGGCCCTTCGAGCTCCCATACGGTGGGGCCGATGAATGCAGGAAAAAGTTTTATCACCGAGCTGGCGACCCGCGGCAACCTGACGCAGACTACGCGCATTGTCGTCGATCTGTACGGTTCGCTATCGCTGACCGGCAAAGGACACGCGACCGATGTCGCCATCATCATGGGGCTGGCCGGAAATAGTCCGCAGGATGTTGATATTGACGCCATCCCGGCCTTTATTCAGCGGGTGACAGAGAGCGGCCGTCTGCCGGTGGCGAAGGGGAGCCGACAGGTCGATTTCCCGCTGCCGGAGAGCATCGTATTTCATGATAGCGCGCTGGCACGCCATGAGAACGGTATGCGCATCAGCGCCTGGGATCATCAGCAGCCGCTACTCAGCAAAACCTATTACTCAATTGGCGGCGGGTTTATCGTTGAGGAGGCATGTTTTGGCCAGACTCACGATGTTGCAACGCCGGTCCCCTTTGATTTCCGCTCCGCCCATCAACTGCTTCAGCTTTGCGAGCACAATGGCCTTTCGATTTCCGGTCTGATGATGCAAAACGAGCTGGCGCTGCGCGATAAGGGACAAATCGAGGCCGGTTTCGCCGCTATTTACGCGGTGATGCATAACGGTATTGAGCGGGGAATGAATACCGAGGGCGTACTGCCGGGGCCGCTCAACGTACCGCGCAGAGCGGCTGCGCTGCGCCGACAGCTGGTGGCCAGCGACAGCCTTTCCCGCGACCCGATGAACGTTATCGACTGGATCAATATGTTCGCGCTGGCGGTGAGCGAAGAGAACGCCGCCGGCGGCCGGGTCGTCACTGCGCCGACCAATGGCGCTTGCGGGATTATTCCGGCGGTTCTGGCCTATTACGACAAGTTTCGCCGCCCGGTCAATACCAACTCGATTGCCCGCTATCTGCTGGCTGCGGCGGCTATCGGTTCACTGTATAAGATGAATGCCTCTATATCTGGCGCAGAAGTTGGCTGTCAGGGCGAAATTGGCGTGGCCTGCTCTATGGCGGCGGCAGGGTTGACAGAACTGCTTGGCGGCAGCCCGGCGCAGGTATGCAACGCCGCGGAAATTGCGATGGAACATAACCTCGGTCTGACCTGCGATCCGGTGGCCGGACAGGTGCAAATTCCCTGCATCGAACGCAATGCCATCAATGCGGTGAAGGCGGTAAACGCCGCGCGGATGGCGCTCCGTCGTACCAGCGAGCCGCGGGTCTGTCTCGACAAGGTTATTGAGACGATGTATGAAACCGGCAAAGATATGAACGATAAATATCGCGAAACCTCGCGCGGCGGGCTGGCGATAAAAGTGATTTGCGCCTGA
- the pflB gene encoding formate C-acetyltransferase — protein MKVNIDTSDMLYAEAWHGFNGTDWKEEINVRDFIQHNYTPYTGDESFLAQATPATTALWEKVMAGIRVENATHAPVDFDTNIATTITAHDAGYIDQALEKIVGLQTDKPLKRALHPFGGINMIKSSFDAYGREMDSQFEYLFSELRKTHNQGVFDAYSPDMLRCRKSGVLTGLPDGYGRGRIIGDYRRVALYGIRYLVRERELQFADLQATLERGQDLEATIRLREELAEHRRALLQMQEMAAKYGCDISRPARNAQEAVQWLYFAYLAAVKSQNGGAMSLGRTASFLDIYIERDFHAGILNEQQAQELIDHFIMKIRMVRFLRTPEFDTLFSGDPIWATEVIGGMGLDGRTLVTKNSFRYLHTLHTMGPAPEPNLTVLWSEALPIAFKKYAAQVSIVTSSLQYENDDLMRADFNSDDYAIACCVSPMVIGKQMQFFGARANLAKTLLYAINGGVDEKLKIQVGPKTAPLMDDVLDYDKVMASLDHFMDWLAVQYISALNIIHYMHDKYSYEASLMALHDRDVYRTMACGIAGLSVAADSLSAIKHAKVKPIRDDSGLAIDFEIEGDYPQYGNNDRRVDSIACDLVERFMKKIKVLPTYRNAVPTQSILTITSNVVYGQKTGNTPDGRRAGTPFAPGANPMHGRDRKGAVASLTSVAKLPFAYAKDGISYTFSIVPAALGKEASVRQTNLVGLLDGYFHHEERIEGGQHLNVNVMNREMLLDAIAHPENYPNLTIRVSGYAVRFNALTHEQQQDVISRTFTQAL, from the coding sequence ATGAAGGTAAATATCGATACCAGCGATATGCTGTACGCCGAAGCATGGCACGGATTTAACGGTACGGACTGGAAAGAAGAAATTAATGTCCGTGACTTTATTCAGCACAACTATACGCCATATACCGGGGATGAATCGTTCCTCGCACAGGCGACGCCGGCGACGACCGCGCTGTGGGAAAAAGTGATGGCCGGCATTCGCGTAGAGAACGCCACCCACGCGCCGGTTGATTTTGATACCAATATCGCCACCACCATTACCGCTCACGATGCCGGCTATATCGACCAGGCGCTGGAGAAAATTGTCGGTCTGCAAACGGATAAACCGCTCAAGCGCGCGCTACATCCGTTTGGCGGCATTAACATGATTAAAAGCTCGTTTGATGCCTATGGCCGGGAAATGGATAGCCAGTTTGAATATCTGTTTAGCGAGCTGCGTAAAACCCACAATCAGGGGGTATTTGACGCCTATTCGCCCGATATGCTGCGCTGCCGTAAATCCGGCGTGTTGACTGGCCTGCCGGACGGCTATGGCCGCGGGCGTATTATTGGCGACTACCGCCGCGTGGCGCTATACGGCATTCGCTACCTGGTGCGTGAACGTGAGCTGCAGTTTGCCGATCTGCAGGCAACGCTCGAGCGCGGGCAGGATCTGGAAGCCACTATTCGTCTGCGTGAAGAGCTGGCGGAGCACCGCCGCGCGCTGCTGCAAATGCAGGAGATGGCGGCGAAATATGGCTGTGATATCTCCCGCCCGGCGCGCAACGCCCAGGAAGCGGTACAGTGGTTGTACTTCGCCTATCTGGCGGCGGTGAAATCGCAAAACGGCGGCGCGATGTCGCTTGGGCGCACCGCCTCTTTCCTCGATATCTATATCGAGCGCGACTTCCACGCCGGGATCCTCAATGAACAACAGGCCCAGGAGCTGATCGACCACTTCATTATGAAGATCCGCATGGTGCGTTTCCTGCGTACGCCGGAATTCGACACGCTGTTCTCCGGCGATCCCATCTGGGCAACCGAAGTAATTGGCGGGATGGGGCTGGATGGCCGCACGCTGGTGACTAAAAACTCTTTCCGCTATCTGCATACGTTGCACACCATGGGCCCGGCGCCGGAACCTAACCTTACCGTATTGTGGTCTGAAGCGCTGCCGATTGCCTTTAAGAAATACGCCGCCCAGGTTTCGATCGTCACTTCCTCGCTACAGTATGAAAACGATGACCTGATGCGCGCCGATTTCAACAGTGATGATTACGCCATTGCCTGCTGCGTCAGCCCGATGGTCATCGGCAAACAGATGCAGTTCTTCGGCGCGCGCGCCAACCTCGCCAAAACGCTGCTGTACGCAATCAATGGCGGGGTGGATGAGAAACTCAAAATCCAGGTCGGGCCGAAAACCGCGCCGCTGATGGACGACGTGCTGGATTACGACAAAGTGATGGCCAGCCTCGATCATTTTATGGATTGGCTGGCGGTGCAGTACATCAGCGCGCTGAACATCATTCATTACATGCATGATAAATACAGTTATGAAGCCTCGCTGATGGCGCTGCACGACCGCGATGTATACCGCACCATGGCCTGCGGGATTGCCGGTCTGTCGGTGGCGGCGGATTCGCTTTCGGCTATTAAGCACGCGAAGGTGAAACCCATCCGTGACGACAGCGGCCTGGCGATCGATTTTGAGATTGAAGGCGATTATCCGCAGTATGGCAATAACGATCGGCGCGTTGATAGTATCGCCTGCGATCTCGTTGAACGTTTCATGAAGAAAATTAAGGTGTTGCCGACCTACCGTAACGCGGTGCCGACGCAGTCGATTCTGACGATTACCTCAAACGTGGTGTACGGTCAGAAAACTGGTAATACCCCGGATGGCCGCCGCGCCGGTACGCCGTTTGCGCCGGGGGCAAATCCGATGCATGGCCGCGATCGTAAAGGGGCGGTCGCTTCGTTGACTTCCGTGGCTAAGTTGCCGTTCGCCTACGCGAAGGACGGAATCTCTTATACCTTCTCGATTGTCCCGGCGGCGTTAGGCAAAGAGGCGAGCGTCCGGCAAACCAACCTCGTCGGTCTGCTTGATGGCTACTTCCACCACGAAGAGCGGATCGAGGGCGGTCAGCATCTGAACGTCAACGTGATGAACCGCGAGATGCTGCTGGATGCCATAGCTCATCCGGAAAATTATCCGAACCTGACCATCCGCGTCTCTGGCTATGCGGTGCGCTTTAATGCGCTGACCCACGAACAGCAGCAGGATGTCATTTCGCGAACCTTCACCCAGGCGCTGTAA